One region of Mugil cephalus isolate CIBA_MC_2020 chromosome 17, CIBA_Mcephalus_1.1, whole genome shotgun sequence genomic DNA includes:
- the brms1la gene encoding breast cancer metastasis-suppressor 1-like protein-A, translated as MPVHRDRDKKESTAEEMEVEDQEQDASTSEEEDSDTSSVSEDGDSSEMDEEDCERRRMECLDEMCNLEKQFTDLKDQLYRERLSQVKSKLAEVEAGRAAEYLEPLAVLLENMQVRTKVAGIYKELCLESVKNKYDCEIQAACQHWESEKLLLFDTVQSELEEKIRRLEEDRHSIDITSELWNDELSGKKKRRDALSPDKKRRRPSVVSGPYIVYMLPDLDILEDWTAIRKAVATLGPHRARVDSDSSVFPFRPDRNRPILNC; from the exons ATGCCGGTGCACCGTGACCGGGACAAGAAGGAGAGTACAGCtgaggagatggaggtggaggatcAGGAGCAAGATGCTTCCacctcagaggaggaggattcgGACACGTCCTCTGTGTCTGAGGACGGGGACAGCTCTG AAATGGACGAGGAAGACTGCGAACGGAGGAGGATGGAGTGTTTGGATGAAATGTGCAACCTGGAGAAACAGTTCACCGATCTCAAAGACCA GCTGTATCGCGAGCGTCTCAGTCAGGTGAAAAGCAAGCTGGCGGAGGTGGAGGCTGGCCGGGCAGCGGAGTATCTGGAGCCTCTGGCGGTTCTGCTGGAGAACATGCAAGTCCGCACCAAGGTGGCAG GTATCTACAAAGAGTTATGTCTGGAGTCTGTGAAGAACAAGTATGACTGTGAGATCCAGGCAGCGTGCCAACACTGGGAG AgtgagaagctgctgctgtttgatacGGTGCAGAGtgaactggaggagaaaatccgaagactggaggaggacaggcaCAGCATAGATATCACATCAG AGCTGTGGAATGATGAGTTGtcggggaagaagaagaggcgagATGCTTTAAGTCCAGATAAGAAGAGGAGACGACCTTCGGTGGTGTCTG GTCCATATATTGTCTATATGCTTCCTGACCTGGACATCCTGGAGGACTGGACAGCCATCCGGAAG GCTGTGGCTACGCTGGGTCCCCACAGAGCAAGGGTGGACTCGGACAGCAGCGTCTTCCCATTCCGACCAGACAGGAACAGGCCCATCCTCAACTGCTGA